Proteins from a single region of Sinorhizobium alkalisoli:
- a CDS encoding MotB family protein encodes MSNESHHNGKNEIIIVKRSSGGQGDHHSGAWKIAYADFMTAMMAFFLVMWLINAANEETKAAIAAYFNPVQLTQEKPSEKGLKDPAKDAEGEEKQQRSKAEGEQSKSGGSAKTGDQLTATSGEETKYSDADFFENPYSVLSEIAQEVGQQANISVKGEGGAAQSGPSTGADGGEAYRDPFDPDFWTKQVEVKRAGNTEKSNVAEAQEAALGQDDVSESMNGKTPAETAATAQTPTDDGEAAKGEAEAQDQETQKEQEKQKEADALKAEIQKAVGGEAGRLLEGLVVSPTEGGLLVTISEQSDAPMFSVGSAVPQKELVFAMEKIGSLLATRRGAVAIRGHTDGRPYKDGTYDNWRLSAARAQSAYYMLVRGGLREERVGQISGFADRRLQVPDDPYAPANRRIEILLQSGQG; translated from the coding sequence ATGAGCAATGAAAGCCATCATAACGGCAAGAACGAGATCATCATCGTCAAGCGTTCCAGCGGCGGCCAGGGTGATCATCACAGCGGTGCCTGGAAGATCGCCTATGCCGACTTCATGACGGCGATGATGGCCTTCTTCCTGGTCATGTGGCTGATCAACGCCGCCAACGAGGAAACGAAGGCGGCGATCGCCGCCTATTTCAATCCGGTGCAGTTGACCCAGGAAAAACCCTCCGAAAAGGGATTGAAGGATCCGGCGAAAGACGCCGAGGGCGAAGAGAAGCAGCAGCGTTCAAAGGCCGAAGGCGAGCAGTCGAAATCCGGCGGCTCGGCCAAGACCGGCGATCAATTGACGGCGACCTCCGGCGAAGAGACCAAATACTCGGACGCGGATTTCTTCGAGAACCCTTATTCCGTTCTTTCCGAGATCGCGCAGGAGGTCGGCCAACAGGCCAATATCAGCGTCAAGGGCGAGGGTGGCGCGGCTCAGTCGGGCCCGTCGACCGGCGCCGATGGCGGCGAAGCCTATCGCGATCCGTTCGATCCGGACTTCTGGACCAAGCAGGTCGAAGTCAAGCGGGCCGGCAATACCGAGAAGAGCAACGTCGCGGAGGCGCAGGAAGCTGCGCTGGGGCAGGACGACGTCTCGGAATCGATGAACGGCAAGACGCCCGCCGAGACGGCCGCGACCGCACAGACACCCACCGATGACGGGGAAGCTGCCAAGGGCGAAGCAGAGGCGCAGGATCAGGAGACACAGAAAGAGCAGGAGAAGCAGAAGGAAGCGGACGCGCTGAAGGCGGAAATCCAGAAGGCGGTCGGCGGCGAGGCCGGGCGGCTGCTCGAGGGGCTCGTCGTGTCGCCGACCGAGGGCGGTCTCTTGGTGACGATCAGCGAGCAGTCGGATGCGCCGATGTTTTCCGTCGGCTCCGCCGTGCCGCAAAAGGAACTCGTGTTTGCCATGGAGAAGATCGGCAGCCTCCTCGCCACGCGCCGGGGGGCCGTCGCCATCCGCGGCCATACGGACGGCCGTCCCTACAAGGACGGAACCTATGACAACTGGCGCCTGTCTGCGGCGCGCGCGCAAAGCGCCTATTACATGCTGGTGCGCGGCGGTCTCAGGGAAGAGCGCGTCGGCCAGATCAGCGGCTTTGCCGACCGACGCCTGCAGGTGCCGGATGATCCTTACGCGCCGGCCAACCGCCGCATCGAAATCCTGTTGCAGTCGGGGCAGGGTTGA